Proteins encoded by one window of Salvia splendens isolate huo1 chromosome 14, SspV2, whole genome shotgun sequence:
- the LOC121764892 gene encoding probable carbohydrate esterase At4g34215 produces MNSIGWLTLLCCSTIVSCIDQPQNIFILAGQSNMVGRGGLINGVLDPHVPAECQPSPKILRLNVKLAWEVAHDPLHMGIDPKVVGIGPGMSFANTMLAKDPTIGVIGLIPCAIGGTKIDEWAKGMKLYNDMIDRSKAAIKDGGALRALLWYQGESDTKFLQDTESYKAKFEKFIADVRADLQMPTLPVVQVLITSGDGFVEEWRANQQAIKVANLKQVDAKGLELLTDNVHLSTAGEVKLGQMLADAFLQF; encoded by the exons ATGAATTCCATTGGTTGGTTAACCCTTTTGTGCTGCTCAACAATTGTGAGCTGCATTGACCAACCCCAAAACATATTCATATTGGCAGGACAAAGCAACATGGTCGGACGAGGCGGCCTTATAAACGGCGTGTTGGACCCACATGTCCCTGCAGAGTGCCAGCCCAGTCCGAAGATCTTAAGGCTCAACGTCAAGCTTGCGTGGGAGGTGGCCCACGACCCTCTCCACATGGGCATTGACCCTAAGGTCGTTGGCATTGGGCCAGGGATGTCCTTTGCCAACACAATGCTGGCAAAGGACCCCACCATCGGAGTGATTGGTTTGATCCCATGCGCAATTGGAGGAACCAAAATAGACGAGTGGGCGAAAGGGATGAAGTTGTACAACGACATGATCGATCGGTCCAAGGCCGCCATCAAGGACGGAGGGGCTCTCCGGGCTCTCCTATGGTACCAAGGCGAATCCGACACGAAGTTTTTGCAAGATACTGAGTCTTACAAGgccaaatttgaaaagtttattGCTGACGTGCGTGCCGATTTGCAGATGCCTACATTGCCTGTGGTTCAG GTGTTAATAACATCTGGTGATGGTTTCGTGGAGGAATGGAGAGCAAATCAGCAAGCGATCAAAGTTGCCAACTTGAAGCAAGTGGATGCGAAGGGGCTTGAGCTCTTAACCGACAACGTGCATCTCTCGACCGCGGGGGAGGTCAAGCTTGGCCAGATGTTGGCCGACGCCTTCCTCCAATTTTAG